The sequence GCCGCCTTGTTCGAGGCGCTCTCCCTGACCTGCCTGGCGACGTTGCAGTGGCGACTGCTGAAGCTGGGCGGGGCCCGGCTGCGGCTCGCCCTGATGGGCGCCATGGCCCTGGCGGCCAACGCCGTGGCCGGGACCCTGCCCGGCGGCGCGGCCTTCGCTGCCGCGTGGCTGTACGGGCAACTGCGCCGCCGCGGCGTGTCGCTGGCGCTCGCCGGGGCGGCACTCGCGGTCGCCGGCCTGATGTCGGCCACCACCTTGTTCCTGCTGCTGGTGGTCGGCGTCCTGGCCAGCGGGAGGGCGGGGCCGAGCGGCCTGCGCACCGCCGTGCTCTGGCTGACCGCGGTCCTCGTGGTGCTCGCCGCCTTGGCCGCCCTCCTGCCCCGCTTCGCGTTCGTACGGCGGCGGGCGTGGCGGATCTGGCGCCGGGTCGGGGTCCGCTCCCGCCGGCTGTGGAACGTCGAGGACGGGCTGTACCGCCTCGCCCGGGAGGTCCGGGCGGTACGGCCGGGGGTGCGCCCGTGGCTGCCGCCGCTCACCCTGGCCCTGGGCAACTGGCTGCTCGACGCGGCCTGCCTCGTCGCGTGCGCGTGGGGACTGGGCGTCGCCGTGCCCTGGCGCGGGGTGCTCGTCGCGTACTCGCTCACCCAGATGTCGGGTGCGCTGCGGCTCACGCCCGGCGGGCTCGGCATCGTGGAGACCAGCCTCGCCGCGCTGCTGGTCTTCTACGGGCTGCACGCGGACCAGGCGATCGCGGTGACCCTGCTGTACCGGATTCTGAGCTACTGGGCGCTCCAGCCGATCGGCTGGACGAGCTGGCTCGGCCTCACCTTCGCCGCGCGCCGCCGGGACGCGAGGACGGTGCGGGAGCGGCGGGCCCGGTCCTGACCGTCCCCGGTCCTGACCGTCCGGGTCGTGGCCCCGTGGCCGCTCGGCCGACCAGCGGCGCGCCCCCGCAGTACCGTGGAAAGGGCGATACCGACTGCCGGTCGGCGCCAAACGACACGGTGGCGCCGGCGCAGGCCGGAAGCGAGGTACTCAGACGATGGAAGCCGACCGTATCGACCGCATGGTCTCCCAACTTCGCGCGCGAGACGTCATGGCCCATCGAACTGAGACCGGCGTGTACAGCTTCGGCATCCGCGTCGTCATCGGGGACGGAAGCGAGGCCGTGTGGACGCCCGGCGGAGCCGCCGGGCTCGACGCGCAGGTGATCAGGGACGGCGTGCTGGTCGGCTGTGTCCCGCACATCCCCGGGTCCGAGGGCTTCACCGACGAGCAGACGGTCGAGGCGATCGCCACGGCGCTGTACTCGGAGGAGGGGCTCTACCCGGCGGACCGCGCCGCCCCGCAGCCGCCGCCCGCCGCGGACAGCCCGACCGGGCCCGCGGCGCCGGGACCGGGCGGACGGCCGGGACCGGGAGCGGGTGGACCGCCGCGCCGGCCGTGGCTCCGGCACAAGCGCGACTTCCCGCGCTGACGAGCCGACCCGCGGCCTGTCAACGCCAGGTCGTCGCGGCGGCTCGTCGCACCAGGCCGTGGGCCCTGCTCACATGAGGTCGGCGCCGTGCGAGGCCCCCGCCCCCTGCCCTTGCACCGTACGGGTGATCGCGAGCAGGGCCGCGTCGTCGGAGAGGCGGCCGCCGGTGTGGTGGAGCAGGTCCTGGCGCAGGTGCCGCAGCAGGGCCTCCGGGGTCAGGGCCGGAGGAAAGGTCGCCACGCGTTCGACGAGCGGGTAGAAGATGCCCTGCCGGGAGCGGGCCTCGATCAGCCCGTCGGTGTAGAGCAGGAGCGTGTCGCCGTCGCCGTAGGAGATCTCGTCGGCGTGGACCCCGACGGCCGGCAGGAAGCCGGAGCCCAGCGGCGGCGAGGGGGCGGTGCAGCTGGTGGCGGTGACCTGGCCGTCGGAGCCGATCACGAGCGGGGCCGGGTGTCCGCAACTGGCCATCAGGACCGGACCGCTGTCGCCGTCGGGGAGTTCCAGCAGCAGCGCGGTGGTGAAGTGCTCGCCCGGGTCCTCCTGGCTCTCCGCGACCTCGTCCATGTCCAGGCTGACCCGTGCCTCCAGGGCCTCCGCGAGTTCGGGCAGCGTGTCGCAGAACCGGGCGGTCTCCCGGAAGGCGCCGAGCACGGCCGACGCCTCCGCGATGGCGGGCAGCCCCTTGCCGCGGACGTCCCCGATGATCACGCGGCTGGTGGCGGGGCGTCTGCGGGTGACGGCGAAGAGGTCGCCGCCGATCTGCGTGTCGTCCTCGGCGGTGAGGTAGAGCCAGGCGATCCGCAGTGGCCCGACGTACTGCGGCGGTGGCCGCAGCAGGACCCGCTGGGCGGTCTCGGAGACGAGTCTGACCCGGCTCAGCTGCCTGCTGCGCCGGTCGCGGATGTAGCTGAAGAAGACCAGGAGCACGGAGAGCACGATCAGCGCGACCAGCTGCCACGCGCGGGCTACCGTGCCCGAGCCCTGGGTCACGAAGGCCACGAATGCCTGCGCGCCCACGGCCACGACGGCGATCGCCGCGGTGCGCCACGGCCCGGCGAACGACGCGGTCAGCGCCGGCGCGACCACGAGCATGGGGCTGAGGAAGACGTCACTCGGCGACACCGCGTCCGCGACGGTGATGAGGACCACCAGGGCGAGCGGGATGACGATCGCCAGCGGCGGCGTCCGTTCCGTCAGGTTGTCCAGCCGTCTGAGGTCCATACCGGAAATTTTATGATGTTTGCTCACCAAGAGGACGAACGGCGCCTTTTCCGGCCGACCCCCGGCGGGTGCGTGCCCGCAGCCCTGCTCCCGGGCCCGCCCGCCCCGGCGGCGGGGCCATCCGGGGCCGGGGCCCCGCATGATCCCCCCGGGCAGGGGCAGGCGCTTCCTCGGAGGCTGATCGCCATGGGACCGTTGCTCGTCGTTCTTCTGCTCGTGCTGATCTTCTTCGGCGTGGGATTCGCCATCCACCTGCTGTGGTGGGTCGCCGTCGTGGCGCTTGTGGTGTGGCTGCTGGGATTCCTGGTGCGCGGCACCCACTCCAGCGGCAGCCGGAACCGCTGGTACCGCTGGTAGCGCCACCCACCCGACCGAACCGGCGGGCGCCACCCCACCCCCCCCCAGGGGGCCGGGGCGGCGCCCGCCTCGCGTTGCCGGGTCAGTTCGTCGGGCCGCAGGCGCTGTCGGTGCCGCGCTGGACGCAGACCGTCATGAGGTGGCCGGGACCGTCGTAGTACCAGGAGCTGTGGTGGTAGCCCGCGGTCGTGATCTGCTGGGACTCGATGACGGCGGCGCGGTTGCCGGCGTCGTCCTGGATCCAGGCGTGGCAGCCCTGGGAGTCGCCCTCGGTCTCCCACCGCATGTGGTCGTGGGCCGGGGAGCCTTGGAGCTGGATCTCCTGGACGACGGCGCAGCCCGGGAGGACGACCGGGGAGTTGCCCTCCAACCGCGCGGTGGCGGCGCCGGCGGACGTCGCGCCGGCGGCGAGCGCGGTGCCGGCCAGCGCCGTGGCGGTGGCCAGGTACGTCGTGATCCTCTGCTTGCGCGTCATGCCGTCCCCCTCCGGCCCGCCGGACGGTCCGGCCGGGCCCGGCAGCAGCGTAGCGCGGCGTGATCCCCGGTCAGAGGCCTCTCACCTGGTGCTTCGCGGAACCACGGCGTCCGGGGCGCGGGCCGGGGGAGCCGGACGGGTGGCCCCGTGACGGCCCCGAAACGGCCCCGGCCCGCCGCCCGGTGAGGAGGGCGGCGGGTCGGGAGGCGCGGGCGGGGGACAGCGCCCCGCGAGCGGTTTAGTAAGGGCCGTTGACGTTGTCGATGGAGCCGTACACGTGGTACGCGTAGTTGCACGCGGCGACGATGTTCGCGACCGGGTCGTAGATGTCGTTCGAGGTGCCCGCCACGTGGTAGGCGTCGAACGTCGGCTGGATGGTCTGCAGCAGGCCCTTGGACGGGGTGCCCGCGGCCGCGTTGGAGTCCCAGTTGTTGATGGCGTTCGGGTTGCCCGAGGACTCCCGCATGACGTTGCGGTAGATGCCGTCGTAGCTGCCCGGGATGCCGTTCTGCTTCATGATCGCCAGCGCCTGGTTGATCCAGCCGTCCAGGTTGTCCGGGTAGGTCTGGGTCGCCGTGGTCGTGGTGCTGGCCGACGCGTCGGACGCCGTGGTGGCGGTCGAGGACGCGGTCGAGCTGCTCGCCGTCGACGGGGCCGCCTTCGCGGTGGTGGCCGAGGAGGACACGGCCGAGGTGGAGGAGGCGGAGGCGCCGGACTTCGCCGGGGTGGCCTTGCCGGCCGGGACCTTGAGCGCCTGGCCCGGGTGGATGATGTACGGGCTGTGGATCTTGTTGACCCACGCGATGGCGTGCCAGCCGCCCGGGGACTTGTGGGCGCGGGCGATGCCGATCAGGGTGTCGCCGGGCTTGACCGTGTACGTGGTGAACGAGTGGTGGCCCCGCCAGTGCGCGCCGTGCTTGGCGTGAGCGGTGCCCGCGGTGTGCGGCGCGTTCTTCGCGGCGGACGGCTCGGCGGCCTGGGCCGTACCGGCCAGCGTGGCGCAGGCTATCGCGGCGAAGGTGCCGGCGACGATGGCGCCCCGGGTGGAGACGAGACGCTTCTTCATCGAGTTGTTGTGGGCATGCTTGGGCATGATCTGCGGACCTCTTCACGATTGCTTGTTCAGTGGTGGTCGGCCCCCCTCGTCATTCCGACCCGCATTTCGTTTATCGATGCGCTGTGGCGAGCACATTGTTAGCAGCCGATAAAAGGGTCCACAATTGCCCTATGTGCTATGCCGCTTAGTAGACGGCCATGGCCGCCGCGGTTTTCGCCCCGGATAGCGGGGCGGGGGCGCCCGTGAATGCACTAACCGGCTTCGTAGGTGACGTGTGTCCTATGTCGTGCATCACGTCGGACCGCCCGGTGGGGAAACGCCAAGTAAGGGTGCGGGCGCGGAAAGTGCGGACGCTTTTCCTTCTTAATAATGGCTTAGACGTGCAAATTGCCCAAGAAGCGCTTATGCCATCGAATCGGACATGAGGAAGCGCGCGTGATCGGCTAGGCGGGTGATTTCGGGTGATTTGCCGACGTGGGGACGCGGAGGAGCGGAGGCGCGGGGATGCGGCGACGTGGGCACGCGGTGATGCGGTGATCCGGTGATGCGGTGATCCGGTGATCCGGTGACGCATGGATACGGTGGCGCGGCGACGGGCGCGCAAAAGGAGGCCAGGGCGCCCTCTCGGCGTCCTGGCCTCCTGATCCGGCCCTGAGTTCTCTCGCCCCTTCGGGACCCTGCTACGCCGCCCCTCAGAGCACCGTCGACAGGAATGCCCGGGTGCGCTCGTGCGCGGCGCCCGTCGGCGTCAGCCGCGCGGACGGGCCGGTCTCCACCACCCGCCCGTTCTCCATGAAAACGAACCGGTCGCACACCTCCCGCGCGAAGCCGATCTCGTGGGTGACGATCAGCATCGTCATTCCGGAACTGGCCAGCGACCGGATGACGTCCAGCACGCCGGCGACGAGTTCGGGGTCCAGCGCCGAGGTCGGCTCGTCGAAGAGCAGGACCTGGGGGTCCATGGCGAGGGCGCGCGCGATGGCCACCCGCTGCTGCTGCCCGCCGGACAGCTCGGCGGGGTACGCGTCCGCCTTCTCCTTGAGCCCGACCAGCGCCAGCAGCTCCCGGGCCCGTCGGGTCGCCTCGGCCTTGCTGCGGCCGAGCACGCCGACCGGTGCCTCGATGATGTTCTGGAGGATGGTCATGTGGGAGAAGAGGTTGAACCCCTGGAAGACCATGCCGATGTTCCGGCGCTGCGCGGCCTCCAGGCGGTTCGGCAGCTCGCGGACGGCGGTGCCGTGCGGCCGGTAGCCGAGGAGCTCGCCGTCCAGGAGGACGGCTCCCTCGTCCGTCTTCTCCAGCATGTTCAGGCAGCGCAGGAACGAGCTCTTGCCCGCGCCGGAGGGCCCCAGCAGGCAGATGGTCTCGCCGCGCTCCACGTCCAGGCTCACGTGGTCCACGACGGTCAGGTCGCCGTACCGCTTGGTGATGTCCACCGCGCGCAGGATGGGGCCGCTGCCCGTGGCGGTCGCGGTCGTCTCTGTGGAGGTCACGGTTGGTCCACCTCGATTGCCTTGGGCCGGTTCGCGGACCGGCCGCGGGTGTTGCGCAGGGTCCGCTCCAGCAGGGTCTGGCCCACCGACATCACCGAGACGATGATCATGTACCAGAGGCTGGCGACGATGAGCAGCGGGATGACCTGGAAGTTGCTGTTGTAGATCTGCTGGACGGAGTAGAGCAGGTCCGGCACCGAGATGAAGGCCACCAGGGAGGTGGACTTCAGCAGGTTGATCGACTCGTTGGCGATCGGCGGCACCGCGGTCCGCAGGGCCTGCGGGAAGACGATCCGGCGCAGGGTGCGGATGTTCGACATGCCCAGCGCCGTCGCCGCTTCCCGCTGCCCGCTCGGTACGGCCAGGATCGCCGCGCGCAGCACCTCGGAGGTGTACGCCGCCTGCTGGAGCCCGAAGGCGACGATCGCCGCGGTGACCGGCTGCACCAGGTTCTTGGTGTCGACGTCGAAGAACTGGGGCCCGAACGGGATGCCGAGCCCCAGCGCGGGATAGATCAGCGAGAAGTTGTAGACCAGGATCAGCAGGACCAGCAGCGGCATCGAGCGGAAGAACCACACGTAGACGCCGGCCGCCCCGCGGAGCACGGAGTTGGCGGAGAGCCGCATGTTGGCGAGCACCGCGCCGAGGACGACCGCGATGGCGATGGAGGCGACGGTGATGATCACCGTCCGCTCCAGGCCCTGCAGGATCGAGTGGTCGAAGAAGTAGTCGCCGACGGTGCCCCAGGCCAGGTTCTTGTTGCGCGCGAGGCCCTGCAGCCAGAACGCGCACACGAGCACGACCACGACCGCCGCGACCTTGCGCGCGTAGTGGGGGTGCGGGGAGCGGGTCATCCCGGCGAAGGGGTGCGGGGGGAGCACGGCGGCTCCCCCCGCTGCGCGGTCGGCCGGGGGCGGCGCGGTGTTCCCGGGGAGCGCGGTCCCCTGGGGCGATTTGCTGGTGTCGGCCATGGCC comes from Streptomyces sp. NBC_00448 and encodes:
- a CDS encoding hydrophobic protein — encoded protein: MGPLLVVLLLVLIFFGVGFAIHLLWWVAVVALVVWLLGFLVRGTHSSGSRNRWYRW
- a CDS encoding lysylphosphatidylglycerol synthase transmembrane domain-containing protein → MVNKRGGAEETVDSGDADSGPGRARHPVWWVLSAVLMAAAVALAVDRRHDLVVALHQIAVVRPAPLALAALFEALSLTCLATLQWRLLKLGGARLRLALMGAMALAANAVAGTLPGGAAFAAAWLYGQLRRRGVSLALAGAALAVAGLMSATTLFLLLVVGVLASGRAGPSGLRTAVLWLTAVLVVLAALAALLPRFAFVRRRAWRIWRRVGVRSRRLWNVEDGLYRLAREVRAVRPGVRPWLPPLTLALGNWLLDAACLVACAWGLGVAVPWRGVLVAYSLTQMSGALRLTPGGLGIVETSLAALLVFYGLHADQAIAVTLLYRILSYWALQPIGWTSWLGLTFAARRRDARTVRERRARS
- a CDS encoding amino acid ABC transporter ATP-binding protein is translated as MLRAVDITKRYGDLTVVDHVSLDVERGETICLLGPSGAGKSSFLRCLNMLEKTDEGAVLLDGELLGYRPHGTAVRELPNRLEAAQRRNIGMVFQGFNLFSHMTILQNIIEAPVGVLGRSKAEATRRARELLALVGLKEKADAYPAELSGGQQQRVAIARALAMDPQVLLFDEPTSALDPELVAGVLDVIRSLASSGMTMLIVTHEIGFAREVCDRFVFMENGRVVETGPSARLTPTGAAHERTRAFLSTVL
- a CDS encoding amino acid ABC transporter permease; this encodes MADTSKSPQGTALPGNTAPPPADRAAGGAAVLPPHPFAGMTRSPHPHYARKVAAVVVVLVCAFWLQGLARNKNLAWGTVGDYFFDHSILQGLERTVIITVASIAIAVVLGAVLANMRLSANSVLRGAAGVYVWFFRSMPLLVLLILVYNFSLIYPALGLGIPFGPQFFDVDTKNLVQPVTAAIVAFGLQQAAYTSEVLRAAILAVPSGQREAATALGMSNIRTLRRIVFPQALRTAVPPIANESINLLKSTSLVAFISVPDLLYSVQQIYNSNFQVIPLLIVASLWYMIIVSVMSVGQTLLERTLRNTRGRSANRPKAIEVDQP
- a CDS encoding transglycosylase SLT domain-containing protein, whose product is MPKHAHNNSMKKRLVSTRGAIVAGTFAAIACATLAGTAQAAEPSAAKNAPHTAGTAHAKHGAHWRGHHSFTTYTVKPGDTLIGIARAHKSPGGWHAIAWVNKIHSPYIIHPGQALKVPAGKATPAKSGASASSTSAVSSSATTAKAAPSTASSSTASSTATTASDASASTTTTATQTYPDNLDGWINQALAIMKQNGIPGSYDGIYRNVMRESSGNPNAINNWDSNAAAGTPSKGLLQTIQPTFDAYHVAGTSNDIYDPVANIVAACNYAYHVYGSIDNVNGPY
- a CDS encoding PP2C family protein-serine/threonine phosphatase — encoded protein: MDLRRLDNLTERTPPLAIVIPLALVVLITVADAVSPSDVFLSPMLVVAPALTASFAGPWRTAAIAVVAVGAQAFVAFVTQGSGTVARAWQLVALIVLSVLLVFFSYIRDRRSRQLSRVRLVSETAQRVLLRPPPQYVGPLRIAWLYLTAEDDTQIGGDLFAVTRRRPATSRVIIGDVRGKGLPAIAEASAVLGAFRETARFCDTLPELAEALEARVSLDMDEVAESQEDPGEHFTTALLLELPDGDSGPVLMASCGHPAPLVIGSDGQVTATSCTAPSPPLGSGFLPAVGVHADEISYGDGDTLLLYTDGLIEARSRQGIFYPLVERVATFPPALTPEALLRHLRQDLLHHTGGRLSDDAALLAITRTVQGQGAGASHGADLM